One genomic segment of Microbacterium sp. ProA8 includes these proteins:
- a CDS encoding NmrA family NAD(P)-binding protein: protein MAKIVVIGGSGLIGSKVVAKLTDHGHEAVPASPNSGVNTITGEGLADALQGADVVVDVSNSPSFAPDDVMEFFTTSTKNLIAAARDAGVGHYVALTVVGTNRPNTISYFAAKTAQEELIRESGIPYSIVHATQFFEFITGIAAVSTNGDALHLPGNLVQPIAAEDVATAVARTAAGAPLNADVEIAGPEVMGLDEMVRRGLTFRGDQREVVTDPDAPYFGARMEERTLMPVDGAQHFETTLEEWLPANPPRG, encoded by the coding sequence ATGGCAAAGATCGTCGTCATCGGCGGCTCCGGACTGATCGGCTCGAAGGTCGTCGCGAAGCTCACCGACCACGGGCACGAGGCCGTCCCGGCATCGCCGAACTCCGGCGTCAACACGATCACCGGCGAGGGCCTTGCGGACGCGCTACAGGGGGCGGACGTCGTCGTCGATGTGTCGAACTCGCCGTCGTTCGCGCCGGACGACGTGATGGAGTTCTTCACGACCTCGACGAAGAACCTCATCGCCGCTGCACGCGATGCCGGCGTGGGGCACTACGTCGCCCTCACCGTGGTCGGCACGAACCGCCCGAACACCATCTCGTACTTCGCGGCGAAGACGGCTCAGGAGGAGCTGATCCGCGAGTCGGGCATCCCGTACTCGATCGTCCACGCGACGCAGTTCTTCGAGTTCATCACCGGCATCGCGGCCGTCTCGACCAACGGTGACGCGCTGCACCTTCCGGGGAACCTCGTTCAGCCGATCGCGGCGGAGGATGTCGCCACCGCCGTCGCCCGTACTGCGGCCGGTGCGCCGCTCAATGCGGATGTGGAGATCGCCGGCCCCGAGGTCATGGGGCTCGACGAGATGGTGCGGCGCGGGCTCACCTTCCGCGGCGACCAGCGCGAGGTCGTGACCGATCCGGATGCGCCGTACTTCGGCGCGCGGATGGAGGAGCGGACACTGATGCCGGTGGACGGTGCGCAGCACTTCGAGACGACTCTGGAGGAGTGGCTTCCGGCGAACCCGCCGCGGGGCTGA
- a CDS encoding aldehyde dehydrogenase family protein: MTAGTLTHLDAGAVIPFGGDRFTTVPADLAAAFQPGDHLHVVQTTGALLHVPAAVRDAVEQQVDAAVAAFERLRAAECGPVHAFYVAFADALADDDVWSRITEANAADVARAESLGRSTTRLRVSDRMRQDMIDGLRGWAAHVQSAPASDVVSRVEHDDWVVETVTAPLGVIAFVFEGRPNVFADAAGVLATGNTAVLRIGGDALGTAQAIEEHALSPALESSGMPDGAVSLVPVRERSAGWALFSDARLALAVVRGSGSAVTELSSVARQSGIPVSSHGTGGAWLIADGTADPHRLSGVVRNSLDRKVCNTLNVAAVVRERADEFVPLVLAAADEAAAARGGVARVHVVNGSESWLPGTDFDRSIEVRRAEGVVLEPRATLLDAEQLGTEWEWEDTPELSIVVVEDADEAVRLFNDYSPQFVAALISEDPAAQARFRETVNAPFAGDGFTRWADGQYALRQPELGLSNWQNGRLLGRAGILTGADLTTRRIFARHENGEQHR; the protein is encoded by the coding sequence ATGACTGCTGGCACGCTCACCCACCTCGACGCCGGCGCCGTCATCCCCTTCGGCGGCGACCGCTTCACCACGGTCCCTGCCGACCTGGCCGCCGCGTTCCAGCCCGGCGATCACCTCCACGTCGTGCAGACCACGGGTGCTCTGCTCCACGTGCCGGCGGCGGTGCGGGACGCCGTCGAACAGCAGGTGGATGCGGCCGTCGCGGCGTTCGAACGGCTCCGGGCGGCCGAGTGCGGGCCGGTGCACGCCTTCTATGTCGCGTTCGCCGACGCGCTGGCTGACGACGACGTCTGGTCACGCATCACCGAGGCGAACGCGGCCGACGTCGCGCGTGCGGAGTCGCTGGGCCGATCGACGACCCGCCTTCGCGTGTCCGATCGCATGCGGCAGGACATGATCGACGGACTGCGCGGCTGGGCGGCGCACGTCCAGAGCGCGCCGGCGAGTGACGTCGTCTCTCGTGTCGAGCACGACGACTGGGTCGTCGAGACCGTCACCGCACCACTCGGCGTGATCGCGTTCGTGTTCGAGGGGCGCCCCAACGTCTTCGCCGACGCCGCCGGCGTGCTCGCCACCGGCAACACCGCCGTCCTGCGCATCGGGGGTGACGCGCTCGGGACGGCACAAGCCATCGAGGAGCACGCGCTGAGCCCCGCGCTGGAGAGCTCCGGCATGCCTGACGGTGCCGTCAGCCTCGTCCCGGTGCGCGAACGCTCAGCCGGATGGGCGCTCTTCAGCGATGCGCGTCTGGCGCTCGCCGTCGTGCGCGGTTCCGGCTCGGCGGTGACCGAGCTGAGCAGCGTCGCTCGGCAGAGCGGCATCCCTGTCAGCTCTCATGGCACCGGCGGCGCCTGGCTGATCGCCGACGGCACGGCCGACCCGCACCGCCTGTCCGGCGTCGTGCGGAACTCGCTCGATCGCAAGGTGTGCAACACCCTCAACGTCGCCGCCGTGGTCCGCGAGCGGGCCGACGAATTCGTCCCGTTGGTACTGGCCGCCGCAGACGAGGCGGCCGCGGCCCGCGGCGGCGTCGCGCGCGTCCATGTGGTCAACGGAAGCGAGTCCTGGCTGCCGGGCACCGACTTCGACCGCTCGATCGAGGTGCGCCGCGCCGAGGGAGTGGTCCTCGAGCCCCGTGCGACGCTGCTCGACGCCGAGCAGCTCGGCACGGAGTGGGAGTGGGAGGACACCCCCGAGCTGAGCATCGTCGTGGTCGAGGACGCCGACGAGGCCGTACGCCTCTTCAACGACTACAGCCCGCAGTTCGTCGCGGCGCTGATCTCGGAGGACCCGGCTGCGCAGGCGCGGTTCCGAGAGACCGTGAACGCGCCGTTCGCCGGCGACGGCTTCACGCGCTGGGCCGACGGGCAGTACGCGCTGCGTCAGCCGGAGCTGGGCCTGTCGAACTGGCAGAACGGGCGTCTCCTCGGCCGTGCGGGCATCCTCACAGGGGCAGACCTCACCACCCGCCGGATCTTCGCCCGACACGAGAACGGCGAGCAGCACCGCTGA
- a CDS encoding RNA polymerase sigma-70 factor gives MGDTTRLGNEQDDITLALAVFDEHRRRIFGIAYRMLGTVADAEDIVQETWIRWQNADRVDIREPGAFLATVATRLSINATQSAHARRETYIGPWLPEPVNTDADPALGAERGEALQFAILLVLEKLTPTERAAYILREALDYPYERIADVIGATVASARQLVSRARKHLESARKAEVAASAQRRLLEAFLVAAQKGDVSALERLFAEDVVSTTDGNGVKLAARIPVAGRSRVAKFVAAFSSHFWIGKTIGWAELNGQPAATVSEDGVVTTVAMITASDDGIRQIHWIMSPGKLGHVAPVGA, from the coding sequence CACGGCTTGGAAACGAGCAGGACGACATCACGCTGGCGCTCGCCGTCTTCGACGAGCACCGGCGTCGGATCTTCGGCATCGCGTACCGCATGCTCGGCACCGTGGCCGACGCCGAAGACATCGTGCAAGAGACGTGGATCCGCTGGCAGAACGCCGATCGCGTCGACATCCGCGAGCCGGGCGCCTTCCTCGCGACGGTCGCCACGCGGCTCTCGATCAACGCGACCCAGTCCGCGCACGCCCGCCGCGAAACCTACATCGGCCCGTGGCTGCCGGAGCCGGTCAACACCGACGCCGACCCGGCCCTGGGCGCCGAGCGGGGCGAGGCGCTGCAGTTCGCCATCCTCCTCGTGCTCGAGAAGCTGACGCCGACCGAGCGCGCCGCGTACATCCTGCGCGAAGCGCTCGATTACCCGTATGAGCGCATCGCCGACGTCATCGGCGCCACCGTGGCGAGCGCGCGTCAGCTGGTCAGCCGTGCGCGCAAGCACCTGGAGTCGGCGCGCAAAGCGGAAGTGGCGGCCAGCGCGCAGCGGCGGCTGCTCGAGGCGTTCCTCGTCGCCGCGCAGAAAGGCGACGTGAGCGCCCTCGAGCGGTTGTTCGCCGAGGACGTGGTGAGCACCACCGACGGCAACGGCGTCAAGCTCGCCGCGCGCATCCCGGTCGCCGGACGCAGTCGCGTCGCCAAGTTCGTCGCCGCGTTCTCGAGTCACTTCTGGATCGGCAAGACGATCGGATGGGCCGAACTCAACGGACAGCCTGCAGCGACCGTCTCGGAAGATGGGGTCGTCACGACCGTCGCGATGATCACGGCGTCGGATGACGGCATCCGTCAGATCCACTGGATCATGAGCCCCGGCAAGCTCGGCCATGTCGCTCCGGTGGGGGCGTGA